One window from the genome of Gimesia aquarii encodes:
- a CDS encoding carbon storage regulator, with protein sequence MLVLSRKLQEKIKIGDDIYIQILKTGPGAVRVGIEAPEDVPIVRDELNHESTEEEPKPQVA encoded by the coding sequence ATGTTAGTTTTAAGTCGCAAACTGCAAGAAAAAATCAAAATTGGTGACGACATTTACATCCAAATATTAAAAACCGGACCGGGAGCCGTGCGGGTGGGAATCGAAGCGCCGGAAGATGTTCCCATCGTACGCGATGAACTGAATCATGAATCGACGGAAGAGGAACCGAAACCACAAGTCGCGTAA
- a CDS encoding YCF48-related protein — translation MPFSTRLNNKTQMRSTLIGVVFVASLFFCSQSLLADTGSPSTGSPLLDDANLNAVQFLGTKTGWAVGDRGVIRKTEDGGRTWQFVTSPVQCPLTHICFLTNQIGWIAGGGTAAYGHLNQGVLLFTKDGGKTWKELVQKRLPRLHYVRFFGMNEGVVVGDTSIQHASGVFKTTDGGKSWEDVTGYESVGYRTAAFFDVNTGVVAGTQGRLTLVGGGAVLPPRFPPQGLRGIHDVKLPMTAAGWMVGDGALLRKSENRGLVWEMPETALPDQLKDFVDFRAVEVRGNQVWVVGDPGTVIWHSADKGKTWQQQWTNQSAPLTAIHFVDDQNGCAVGTLGTILSTNDGGLTWRSNHASPRRVALMCVHAQPQQISFNMLSKYAGDQGYRSLVVLPVRRDLGPDGQPHQDLDLRLNESVTSVGGSMGKQDWRFPVQIPELEQNADRLIEEWNRHTEGRLASVTLSRFVAQLRTWRPDVLIIDQPRGKDAASTLVKDAVLQAVRYAADSTRYIEHREQAGLAPWKVKKVYLRLPPGSSGQTSVEANEYLARLGVTVSTAASSGKQILGKGIVSEEERSVYRLVDVESADDKTKKMAITGGTLFAGIGIAPGSDARRQLLPINGADEERNRKLAERQRNIKAFAVKLISDPIFSAQLMSHLKTITQGLSRRQAALQLEQLAQQYIANHDLQKAESTYQELVEQYPKEPEAVRAMLWLFQLWSSEEVAWQRSRQVPVERSRSTSSPNQKSNQVTNAARFSEKLPSPLLSTVKQIGQLNTGAPQNWRTQTAENWKKQALAAERWFKKQAPEFYESPEVQVPLASLYRLIGSHGKADDIFRAFHNPATNATWKNIARAENWLLHPASSPPRPVYLCRFTKSRPVLDGLLSDECWQEADEIRLSAKPLSNQENQAVSDRDRLSQPFVLLSYDKENLYIAASIPLKAGLDYPEPPDSGRTYDADLKLQDRLSFAFDIDRDYTTYYQLEVDHRGWTSDRCWIDRSWNPRWFVYREKDKQYWRTEIAIPLQELVPSAKLKRKTWGFSVVRILPAVGLQGWSHPLSSEPRPDTFGLMRFE, via the coding sequence ATGCCGTTTTCTACCCGATTGAACAACAAAACTCAGATGCGCTCGACTCTCATTGGAGTTGTGTTCGTTGCGAGTCTTTTCTTCTGTTCACAGTCCTTATTGGCTGACACAGGATCGCCGTCCACAGGTTCGCCTCTGCTTGATGATGCCAACTTGAATGCCGTACAGTTTCTGGGAACGAAAACGGGTTGGGCGGTCGGCGATCGAGGAGTCATTCGCAAAACCGAAGATGGTGGACGAACCTGGCAATTCGTTACCAGTCCCGTGCAATGTCCTCTCACGCATATCTGTTTTCTCACAAATCAGATTGGCTGGATCGCCGGTGGTGGCACTGCCGCCTATGGACATTTGAATCAGGGGGTGTTGCTATTTACTAAGGATGGTGGCAAAACCTGGAAGGAACTGGTTCAGAAACGCTTACCGCGATTGCACTATGTTCGTTTTTTCGGGATGAATGAAGGAGTCGTCGTTGGCGACACTTCTATTCAACATGCAAGTGGGGTCTTTAAGACCACGGACGGCGGTAAGAGTTGGGAAGATGTCACTGGTTACGAATCGGTCGGTTATCGTACCGCAGCATTTTTTGATGTGAATACAGGAGTCGTCGCAGGAACTCAGGGACGATTGACGTTAGTGGGTGGTGGTGCGGTTTTGCCACCTCGGTTTCCGCCTCAAGGTTTAAGAGGCATTCATGATGTGAAGCTCCCGATGACGGCAGCCGGCTGGATGGTCGGTGATGGGGCGCTGCTGCGAAAAAGTGAGAATCGGGGTTTGGTCTGGGAAATGCCCGAGACCGCTTTGCCTGATCAGCTCAAAGATTTTGTTGATTTTCGCGCTGTCGAGGTCCGGGGAAATCAGGTCTGGGTGGTCGGCGATCCGGGGACGGTGATCTGGCATTCTGCTGACAAAGGAAAAACATGGCAGCAACAATGGACGAACCAGAGTGCGCCACTGACAGCGATTCATTTTGTGGATGATCAAAACGGCTGTGCCGTTGGGACGCTCGGAACAATTTTATCAACAAACGATGGTGGTCTTACATGGCGTTCTAATCATGCCAGCCCGCGCCGTGTGGCTCTGATGTGTGTGCACGCCCAGCCCCAGCAAATTTCTTTTAACATGCTCAGCAAATACGCGGGGGATCAGGGGTATCGTAGTTTGGTCGTACTGCCCGTTCGCCGGGATTTGGGGCCCGATGGTCAACCACATCAGGATCTGGATTTGCGCCTGAATGAATCCGTCACCAGTGTTGGCGGTTCGATGGGAAAGCAGGACTGGCGGTTTCCCGTTCAGATTCCCGAACTCGAACAGAACGCCGATCGCTTGATTGAAGAATGGAACCGACATACGGAAGGCCGTTTGGCCTCTGTTACCTTAAGTCGGTTTGTCGCACAACTACGAACCTGGAGGCCCGATGTTTTAATCATTGATCAGCCTCGGGGAAAAGATGCAGCATCGACTCTGGTGAAAGATGCCGTGTTGCAAGCCGTGCGCTATGCCGCTGATTCGACCCGGTATATCGAGCACCGCGAGCAAGCGGGTCTTGCACCCTGGAAGGTCAAAAAAGTTTACCTGCGATTACCACCGGGAAGTTCCGGTCAGACTTCCGTCGAAGCGAATGAATATCTCGCTCGACTCGGGGTGACCGTTTCCACGGCTGCTTCCTCTGGCAAACAAATCCTCGGCAAAGGGATCGTCTCTGAGGAAGAACGCAGTGTCTACCGTTTGGTCGATGTGGAATCGGCTGATGACAAAACTAAAAAAATGGCGATTACCGGAGGAACTCTGTTTGCAGGAATCGGGATCGCCCCTGGTTCCGATGCACGCAGGCAACTGCTCCCGATTAATGGTGCCGATGAGGAACGAAATCGAAAGCTGGCCGAACGACAACGGAATATCAAGGCGTTCGCTGTGAAGTTAATCAGCGATCCGATCTTTTCTGCACAGCTGATGTCGCATTTAAAGACTATCACACAAGGTCTTTCCCGGCGACAGGCTGCGTTGCAGTTAGAGCAGTTGGCCCAACAATATATCGCCAATCATGATTTACAGAAAGCGGAATCGACGTATCAGGAACTGGTGGAACAATACCCGAAAGAGCCAGAAGCAGTACGTGCCATGTTATGGTTGTTTCAGCTTTGGTCGAGCGAAGAAGTCGCCTGGCAGAGAAGCCGCCAGGTGCCTGTGGAACGTTCCCGATCAACGAGCTCTCCTAACCAGAAATCCAATCAGGTTACGAATGCGGCTCGGTTTTCGGAGAAATTACCTTCCCCTTTATTGAGTACTGTGAAACAGATAGGACAACTCAATACAGGGGCGCCTCAGAATTGGCGTACTCAAACCGCAGAGAATTGGAAGAAGCAGGCACTCGCAGCCGAGCGTTGGTTTAAAAAACAGGCACCGGAATTTTACGAATCACCGGAAGTTCAGGTTCCCTTGGCGTCCCTCTATCGCTTAATCGGCTCGCATGGTAAGGCCGATGATATCTTTCGTGCTTTCCATAATCCTGCCACCAATGCGACATGGAAAAATATCGCGAGGGCAGAAAACTGGTTGCTGCATCCGGCAAGCAGCCCACCCCGTCCGGTTTACCTGTGTCGCTTTACGAAGTCGCGTCCAGTCTTGGATGGACTCCTCTCTGATGAATGCTGGCAGGAAGCAGATGAAATTCGTCTTTCAGCCAAGCCGTTGTCGAATCAAGAGAATCAGGCCGTATCAGATCGTGATCGTCTGAGCCAGCCTTTTGTGTTATTGTCTTACGATAAGGAGAATCTTTATATTGCCGCCAGCATTCCACTCAAAGCAGGTTTGGATTACCCGGAACCTCCCGACTCGGGGCGGACCTATGATGCTGATTTGAAATTACAAGATCGTCTCTCATTCGCGTTTGACATCGACCGAGATTACACAACCTATTATCAGCTGGAAGTTGATCATCGGGGCTGGACCAGCGATCGTTGCTGGATCGATCGAAGCTGGAATCCGCGTTGGTTTGTGTATCGTGAAAAAGACAAACAGTACTGGAGGACCGAAATCGCGATTCCTTTACAGGAGTTGGTTCCCTCTGCAAAGTTGAAACGGAAAACCTGGGGATTTTCTGTCGTGCGCATTCTACCCGCGGTGGGCTTGCAGGGGTGGAGTCATCCGCTTTCATCAGAGCCTCGCCCCGACACGTTTGGATTGATGCGCTTTGAATGA
- a CDS encoding sodium:solute symporter: MNIAIGTTDLIILGLYLVGVVLFGSWVGGKQKNLSDYLLGGKTLPWWAILGSIVATETSTVTFLSVPGITYEPGGNLQFLQLALGFIVGRFLVIVFLLPLYFRGEIYSAYEVLKKRFGGTTERVSSLAFIVMRTLADGLRLYLTALVLEKVVGIPLSTCIVIIGIGTIIYTCLGGMKSVVWNDCLQFVIYIAGAIFAFAVIIESLPNGWSDYRQFAITHHKLTMFDFSWDLANKYTFWAGLVGGLFLSMATHGADQLMIQRYLGSRSQRDAAKALGISGFVVFAQFALFLLLGIALAAFYTNFPPQTPFGKSDEVFASFIIDHLPIGIKGLTLAAVFAAAMSTLSSSLSSTTSALVNDFYLPLTSSQKQPEELVQTSRLFTALFGVAQITVGIASQSISDSVVGNVFSIAAISTGLILGIFFLATFSKQASQVSALLGFLVGLIVVLYVAFEMKTQVAWPWYTLIGATTVFIVGIGASRFLPEIQTAVEE; this comes from the coding sequence GTGAATATTGCCATCGGAACCACCGACCTGATTATCTTAGGCCTGTACCTGGTCGGTGTGGTCCTGTTCGGTTCCTGGGTCGGAGGCAAACAAAAAAATCTGTCTGATTATTTGCTTGGTGGGAAAACACTTCCCTGGTGGGCCATCCTCGGATCCATTGTTGCTACCGAAACCAGCACAGTCACATTCCTCAGTGTTCCGGGAATCACTTATGAACCGGGTGGAAATCTACAATTCCTGCAACTCGCACTCGGTTTTATTGTAGGAAGATTTCTGGTGATCGTGTTTTTGCTCCCACTTTATTTTCGCGGAGAAATCTATTCTGCCTATGAAGTCTTAAAGAAACGATTCGGCGGAACGACCGAACGTGTAAGCTCCCTTGCCTTTATCGTAATGCGTACACTCGCCGATGGTTTACGACTTTACCTGACCGCGCTGGTACTGGAAAAAGTCGTTGGCATTCCTTTATCAACCTGTATTGTCATCATTGGAATTGGCACGATCATTTATACTTGCCTGGGTGGGATGAAATCCGTTGTCTGGAACGACTGCCTGCAATTCGTGATCTATATCGCCGGTGCGATTTTTGCATTTGCCGTGATTATTGAATCATTGCCAAATGGCTGGAGCGATTATCGGCAATTCGCAATCACACATCATAAATTGACGATGTTCGATTTCAGTTGGGATCTGGCCAACAAGTACACTTTCTGGGCCGGGCTGGTCGGCGGTCTCTTTCTTTCGATGGCCACCCATGGCGCTGACCAGTTGATGATTCAACGCTATCTGGGATCGCGCAGTCAGCGCGACGCCGCTAAAGCGCTGGGAATCAGTGGTTTTGTCGTCTTCGCGCAATTTGCCCTGTTTCTCTTATTGGGGATCGCGTTGGCCGCCTTTTATACAAACTTTCCACCACAAACACCGTTCGGAAAATCGGATGAAGTCTTCGCTTCGTTCATCATTGATCATCTTCCAATAGGAATTAAGGGGCTCACATTGGCGGCAGTGTTCGCGGCCGCAATGTCGACACTCTCCAGTTCTCTGAGTTCCACTACGAGTGCGCTGGTCAATGACTTTTATTTGCCCTTAACCTCAAGCCAAAAACAACCTGAAGAATTAGTTCAAACCAGCCGTCTTTTCACTGCCCTGTTTGGAGTTGCACAAATCACCGTTGGCATAGCAAGCCAATCGATCTCAGATAGCGTGGTCGGGAATGTATTCTCGATCGCAGCAATCTCGACCGGATTAATCCTAGGAATTTTCTTTCTCGCTACATTCAGCAAACAAGCTTCGCAGGTTTCAGCACTGCTCGGTTTTTTGGTCGGTCTGATCGTTGTTTTGTATGTCGCTTTCGAGATGAAAACACAAGTTGCCTGGCCCTGGTACACGCTAATCGGCGCAACAACAGTTTTTATTGTCGGGATCGGAGCCAGCCGATTTCTACCTGAGATACAAACAGCCGTCGAAGAATAA
- a CDS encoding ribonuclease H family protein, with product MGFIIGMDEAGYGPNLGPLVITVSLWKVPGDPREFDFWQALQSFVSQTKPAKNSELLHVADSKEVHSSSAGLAPLEKSIFPFLQLLSGEERITSLDGLWRLLVDSATHLDEIQNQPWNHNSDFSVPTSVDLETIQQSHQNLKQAFDAAGIELQAFCSEIVLPERFNRCCREYGSKGVLLTRLCMHLLTRVWDRESAEPTLIIGDKHGGRNRYDEYLDEILDGEMIFRVEESTAKSVYKIGNTEVRFQTKAEAHFPVAVSSMVCKYTREVMMELFNQFWLQHVPDLKPTKGYPVDARRFKSEIADAQERLEISDQILWRGQ from the coding sequence ATGGGTTTTATAATCGGCATGGACGAAGCAGGTTATGGACCCAATTTGGGTCCGCTTGTGATTACAGTTAGTTTATGGAAAGTGCCGGGAGATCCGCGCGAGTTTGATTTCTGGCAAGCTTTGCAGTCGTTCGTTTCTCAAACAAAACCAGCTAAAAACTCCGAGTTGTTACATGTTGCTGATTCGAAAGAGGTGCATTCTTCATCAGCCGGACTCGCTCCGTTGGAAAAGTCGATCTTTCCTTTTTTGCAACTGCTTAGTGGGGAAGAAAGAATTACTTCGCTGGATGGTCTGTGGCGGTTATTGGTTGATTCCGCAACTCATCTCGATGAAATTCAAAATCAACCTTGGAATCACAATAGCGATTTTTCAGTTCCAACAAGTGTTGATTTGGAAACGATTCAGCAATCTCATCAAAATTTGAAACAGGCATTCGATGCTGCGGGAATTGAGTTACAGGCATTTTGTTCCGAGATCGTACTTCCTGAACGTTTTAATCGTTGCTGTCGGGAATATGGTAGTAAAGGTGTATTGCTCACGCGATTGTGCATGCATTTGCTGACGCGCGTTTGGGACAGGGAATCAGCCGAACCAACCTTGATTATCGGTGACAAGCATGGCGGTCGGAATCGGTATGATGAGTATCTGGATGAAATTCTCGATGGCGAGATGATTTTTCGAGTCGAGGAATCAACGGCGAAGAGTGTCTACAAGATTGGGAATACCGAAGTTCGTTTTCAAACAAAAGCAGAAGCGCATTTTCCTGTGGCTGTCTCTTCGATGGTTTGCAAATATACGCGCGAAGTGATGATGGAATTGTTTAACCAATTCTGGTTGCAGCATGTTCCAGATTTAAAGCCAACTAAGGGCTATCCCGTTGATGCCCGTCGCTTTAAAAGCGAGATTGCGGATGCACAAGAGCGCCTTGAGATCTCCGATCAAATCCTTTGGCGCGGACAGTAA
- a CDS encoding helix-turn-helix domain-containing protein: MTDQKEQGCLNFTRGNKIHILREIAPLLPHYRMTRVLRAVDAWQWKNARNENYFTFSYRQIAEFEGMSVPTVRRGVADLIKYDLLIKREAVTSYGQQPNAYKIAWSILDAVVNDGEPLLLDPDEIAGDESENPAPDLDQKSSQVLKVGGDQFDHPPDHDAPPESTQVVKVGGDHSDHPPDQIDQASLYPLININPPPSHKALVAISSARVAVEKELRLMGVGLASKAIETALGRGCSLDDVLLLIEYARSKPDAYGPGAIKNRVCEALPGEDPSQGWPRESDEFFKQQRQAEAQKQGSQASQKTAEREAKRKANQHAQQELEREYGPQLDRLNRDELLDFVRTHCKPVIVRALAHNPDVYRSPGFYRVALLEALRDQATGMPGEV, from the coding sequence ATGACGGATCAAAAAGAACAAGGTTGCCTCAATTTTACACGAGGTAACAAGATTCATATTTTGAGAGAGATCGCGCCCTTGTTGCCCCATTATCGCATGACGCGCGTTCTCCGAGCCGTTGATGCATGGCAATGGAAAAACGCTCGCAACGAAAATTACTTCACATTCTCGTATCGCCAGATCGCCGAGTTTGAAGGAATGAGTGTCCCGACGGTCCGACGCGGTGTTGCCGATCTGATCAAATACGATCTCTTAATCAAACGCGAAGCCGTCACCAGTTACGGCCAGCAGCCCAATGCGTATAAGATCGCCTGGTCAATTCTTGATGCCGTTGTAAACGATGGTGAGCCGTTATTGCTCGATCCGGACGAAATCGCTGGCGACGAATCCGAAAATCCAGCTCCTGATCTGGACCAAAAATCGTCGCAAGTCCTTAAAGTAGGGGGTGATCAATTTGATCACCCCCCTGATCACGACGCCCCCCCAGAATCGACGCAAGTCGTTAAAGTAGGGGGTGATCATTCTGATCACCCCCCTGATCAAATTGATCAGGCCTCCTTATACCCATTAATTAATATTAATCCACCACCCTCCCATAAAGCGCTCGTCGCGATTTCGTCGGCGCGGGTGGCGGTGGAAAAAGAATTACGTTTGATGGGTGTGGGACTCGCGTCCAAAGCCATTGAAACGGCCCTGGGCCGTGGCTGTTCACTCGATGATGTGCTGCTGCTGATTGAATACGCGCGATCGAAGCCAGACGCGTATGGTCCCGGCGCGATCAAAAACCGGGTTTGTGAGGCCTTGCCCGGTGAAGATCCCTCACAAGGCTGGCCTCGGGAATCGGATGAATTTTTCAAACAGCAACGGCAGGCCGAAGCACAAAAGCAAGGCAGCCAGGCTTCACAGAAAACGGCAGAACGCGAGGCAAAACGAAAAGCGAATCAACACGCCCAGCAAGAATTGGAGCGTGAATACGGCCCCCAGCTGGACCGATTGAATCGAGACGAGCTCCTCGACTTTGTGAGAACTCATTGTAAACCGGTCATCGTCCGGGCACTGGCCCACAATCCGGACGTGTATCGCTCACCCGGTTTCTATCGCGTCGCATTGCTCGAGGCGCTTCGAGACCAGGCAACCGGAATGCCTGGTGAAGTTTAA
- a CDS encoding tyrosine-type recombinase/integrase, with translation MQHFQDEELFWSVYRDMYLQTLETRNSSDVHFHNTRRTLDRFTRYCHCATKRLSEITDYDLEEYLRLRKKDTWRGKPIKNVSLNNEIKMLNTCFAKAGPKEARGPGRANYGFVEHPPFINKLTEEEPEPHVVTKEQIEKFSIAASFAKTPNIPDCSPAQFWRAALLLAIVTGLRRSSLLKIERPSDEVLIEQRELLLPASIHKTKNYLRIPLGSSEVVEFLLQLPTVEGEPILPWKNSRTGEPLSLGHFSNTMARIQREAGISDEDRIVTKHLRSTAGTIICEEFNDDTARKRLGHSPTSKTFVKHYKAKRISQKDREASEVLGNYVLPHVTKPNLSLFGA, from the coding sequence GTGCAGCATTTTCAAGACGAAGAACTTTTCTGGTCTGTTTATCGGGACATGTATTTGCAGACATTGGAAACTCGAAACAGTTCCGATGTGCATTTTCACAATACACGACGCACACTGGACCGATTTACCAGATACTGTCACTGCGCCACAAAAAGATTAAGTGAGATCACTGACTACGACCTCGAAGAATATTTGCGGTTACGCAAAAAAGATACCTGGCGCGGGAAACCAATCAAAAACGTTTCTCTCAATAATGAAATTAAAATGCTCAACACCTGTTTTGCTAAAGCAGGCCCCAAAGAAGCACGCGGACCAGGTCGAGCGAATTATGGTTTCGTGGAACATCCCCCGTTTATCAACAAGCTGACGGAGGAAGAACCGGAACCACATGTCGTTACAAAAGAGCAGATTGAAAAATTCAGCATCGCTGCTTCGTTTGCCAAAACACCGAACATACCAGATTGTTCTCCCGCGCAATTCTGGAGGGCAGCATTACTTTTGGCAATCGTGACTGGTTTGAGGCGAAGCAGCTTGCTCAAAATCGAACGGCCTTCAGACGAAGTACTGATTGAGCAGCGAGAACTTTTGCTTCCTGCCTCAATTCATAAAACAAAAAATTATTTGCGGATCCCTCTAGGATCGTCCGAAGTGGTCGAATTTCTCTTACAACTTCCTACGGTTGAGGGAGAGCCCATTTTGCCCTGGAAAAATAGCCGTACCGGCGAGCCCCTGTCTTTGGGACATTTTTCCAATACGATGGCGCGTATCCAACGTGAGGCAGGGATTTCTGATGAAGATCGCATCGTAACCAAACATCTGCGTTCCACGGCGGGAACGATTATCTGTGAAGAGTTCAATGACGATACGGCCCGTAAACGTCTCGGCCATTCACCCACATCAAAAACGTTTGTCAAACATTACAAAGCCAAACGGATCTCTCAAAAAGACCGTGAAGCGAGTGAGGTACTCGGCAACTATGTTCTCCCACATGTTACCAAACCAAACTTATCTCTTTTTGGAGCATGA
- a CDS encoding DUF4031 domain-containing protein, with protein MSQVQLDFFNTPDEPALNSVYVDPMLGCARNPNWRYNEACHMFVDPETSLDVLHDFATRIGLMRDWFQNQSTIPHYDLTKSKRQLAIKKGAVSVDHRFTNAKLKAWRLPGISFSITTVQTRMKRKDVTRRLGWHDLQPDTLLKACVKCMGLKRGEKREVICVIRVVSVYKEPLSKLVFDRDYGNREAMREGFPEMTGEEFVAMFCKKMRVVPSTKVTRIEFSYV; from the coding sequence ATGTCACAAGTTCAACTCGACTTTTTTAATACCCCAGACGAGCCTGCTTTGAATTCTGTTTATGTGGATCCGATGTTAGGCTGTGCCAGAAATCCAAACTGGAGATACAACGAGGCGTGCCACATGTTTGTGGATCCGGAAACGTCTCTCGATGTACTACATGATTTCGCAACTCGCATCGGATTGATGAGAGACTGGTTTCAAAATCAATCAACGATTCCTCACTACGATTTGACGAAGTCAAAACGTCAATTGGCGATTAAAAAGGGAGCCGTGAGTGTCGATCACCGATTTACGAATGCGAAACTCAAAGCCTGGCGTTTACCTGGGATTTCGTTTTCGATCACAACCGTTCAGACCCGGATGAAACGCAAAGACGTAACCCGTCGCCTCGGTTGGCACGATTTACAGCCAGACACGTTGCTGAAGGCCTGCGTGAAATGCATGGGACTGAAACGTGGGGAAAAACGGGAAGTCATTTGTGTGATCCGTGTTGTTTCTGTCTACAAGGAACCATTGAGCAAACTGGTTTTTGATCGTGATTATGGAAATCGGGAAGCGATGCGTGAAGGCTTTCCGGAAATGACCGGTGAAGAGTTTGTCGCCATGTTTTGTAAAAAGATGCGTGTCGTTCCCTCGACCAAAGTCACACGCATTGAATTTTCTTATGTTTGA